A segment of the Mastacembelus armatus chromosome 7, fMasArm1.2, whole genome shotgun sequence genome:
TCACATACATGCATCATACAACTTCCTATTGAAATCACcctgtttgtgttctgcttCCTGAAGTCGCTGCAGGTCATTCGGTTTTGTTGGAGGTGAGCCCAGATATCCATATCTGTGGTTTCTGCAAGCAGCAGTATAATAATTTTGAGATCTTTCTCGCCCACAAGCAAAATGGATGTTCCCTACCCACCTCTGGCACAGCAGCCACCACTGCAACAGCCACCCTCACAGGTAAAAGTGCTGTGACTGGTTTTGTTTGCAGGTTGTATTTACAGCATTCCTTGATTGTGTGTTCAAAACCTGTTCTCTGTCCGTTCTGCTCAGATTCCAGCACAGAATTTGTTTTTGGGGACACGTACCAGACCTGTGTCATGAGAGGTGTCAGAAAGATCCTGACCAAAGCCCAGAAAACACCATCCAAAAAATTAAAACCTGCCCTCACTTCAAAGcgacacagctgctgtttttcaggttGGTGTCTCTTGCTATTTATGACTCTTAACACATTCCTTCTTTTCATCTGCCAAGCAAAGACTACTGTATTTCCTGCAAGGCAAGCCCCAAGTcattagcttttatttattcagtgcGCTTTTAGATGAACTCTCCACAAGTACGTATGCTCCATACACCTTGTAAAAGCACAATTTTCTCTTGATCCACAGGTTGTACTTTTAAAACACAGTATGGCCAAAAAGACATGGAGCGACATCTCAAAACCCACACTGGTATGACAAAACCCTGCACATGTGATACTCTGTAGAGTGATCTTAAGAATTAGATAATAACACAAGCTGTCTTTTCTTCCACCATCTAGGTGAGAAGCCATTTGAATGCGAGCTGTGTCACAAGCGCTTCAGTCGGCGGGACAAGCTGAACATGCACAGCCGCTCACACACAGGAGAAAAGCCACACAAGTGTAAACATTGTCCCTatgcagcagcagacagcagcagcctgaaGAAGCACCTGCGAATCCACTATGATGAACGACCATTTAAATGCCAGATCTGTCCTTACGCCAGCCGCAACTCAAGCCAGCTCACCGTGCATCTACGCTCACACACTGGTACAAAGTCAAAAATCCTGAATTTTCAGCATCTCTTGGATGGTGTTGTTTCGTAGACTGCACTCAAAATTCTtctgtgtcttttctctttccattttcttAAGGAGATGCACCTTTCCAGTGCCAACAGTGTGATGCAAAGTTCAAAATCAACTCTGACTTGAAGAGGCACATCCGGATTCACTCTGGTGAAAAGCCTTACAAATGTGACTTCTGTGAATACCGCTGCGCCATGAAAGGCAACCTGAAGTCTCACATTCAGATCAGACATGCCACTGAGAACTCCTTCCACTGCTTGCACTGTGATTTCAAGTGTTCCAACAAAACTGCTCTCCGGCAGCACTCGCGAGAACACCAGCCCACTCAGCCCATCCAGTGTTCCAAGTGCACTTATTCCTGCTCCAGCAAGGGGGCGCTCAAGGTCCACGAGAGGATCCACTCAGAGGAGCGACCCTTCAAATGTGAATTCTGCAACTTTTCCTCCAAGCAGCGCAGCAACCTAGTCATTCACAAAAAGAAGTGCCACTCAGATAAGCCTGAGAAAGGTGGTAGTGGGAAAGGTGGCAGAGGTGCAGGAAGCAGTGGGGGAAGTGACTCTCCAAAGCCTGTCAGCTCAAGGTATCGGGCCAAACTGGATGCAGCTCGAGCCTTCTACTGTGACTCTTGTGATGCTTCATTTGTTAGGGAAGACTCTTTGCGCAGCCACAAGAAGCAACATAGAGATTCTCAGAATGTGTTGCAGCTTCAAATCTCCAAATCCACCAGCGCAGTCAACTTGGTTCCTGTCGCACCACAGACCAACACCCAGCTTGAAGTTTCTGATTCCATGGCTGCTTACACCAGTGCACAGCTCAAAATCATTGTATCTCGCCCGCTGGTCCAGGAGAATCCATTAATCCCAGCTGGTGTGGATTGTCAGAATAAGACCAACATGGTCCTGCTAAGCTCAGAAAACCAGGACATGGAGGTCAACCCCATGGTCCATCAGGTCAACTTGTTGGCTCCAATGCAACCCTTGGGGTCATCCCAGACTGCAGATGCTACCCTTGAACCCCAAACAGTTCTTTTGACTCAGCTCAGCTCTGAAGAGACCAACAACCCACTGCACCAGGCCCTGCTGCAGACTGCCATAACCGCTCAGGACTCCAGCAGTGTCGCACAGACTTTCATTACCACCTGCTCTGAACTGGAGGGCCTCAACACCTTGATCCAGGAGGGTGGCACAGAGGTTACAGTAGTGACAGAGGGAAACGCTTCCATGATGACCACAGCAACTCCATCCAATATGGCGTGTGGTCCATCAGAGGACATGTCAAAGCCAGTGGAGGCAGTTACGATCCACAGCAATGCCTTACCCTGTGAGGAAAGTGCGTTACTTGTGCCAGACATCAGCCTGGGTAGCCAGAATGTGGTC
Coding sequences within it:
- the zfp64 gene encoding zinc finger protein 64 isoform X1, with protein sequence MAAYNGEVAAGHSVLLEQNGCSLPTSGTAATTATATLTDSSTEFVFGDTYQTCVMRGVRKILTKAQKTPSKKLKPALTSKRHSCCFSGCTFKTQYGQKDMERHLKTHTGEKPFECELCHKRFSRRDKLNMHSRSHTGEKPHKCKHCPYAAADSSSLKKHLRIHYDERPFKCQICPYASRNSSQLTVHLRSHTGDAPFQCQQCDAKFKINSDLKRHIRIHSGEKPYKCDFCEYRCAMKGNLKSHIQIRHATENSFHCLHCDFKCSNKTALRQHSREHQPTQPIQCSKCTYSCSSKGALKVHERIHSEERPFKCEFCNFSSKQRSNLVIHKKKCHSDKPEKGGSGKGGRGAGSSGGSDSPKPVSSRYRAKLDAARAFYCDSCDASFVREDSLRSHKKQHRDSQNVLQLQISKSTSAVNLVPVAPQTNTQLEVSDSMAAYTSAQLKIIVSRPLVQENPLIPAGVDCQNKTNMVLLSSENQDMEVNPMVHQVNLLAPMQPLGSSQTADATLEPQTVLLTQLSSEETNNPLHQALLQTAITAQDSSSVAQTFITTCSELEGLNTLIQEGGTEVTVVTEGNASMMTTATPSNMACGPSEDMSKPVEAVTIHSNALPCEESALLVPDISLGSQNVVIHSVPLIVSAQPQRSQIEQLSPHTLYSDSDTMERIPQ
- the zfp64 gene encoding zinc finger protein 64 isoform X2; protein product: MRGVRKILTKAQKTPSKKLKPALTSKRHSCCFSGCTFKTQYGQKDMERHLKTHTGEKPFECELCHKRFSRRDKLNMHSRSHTGEKPHKCKHCPYAAADSSSLKKHLRIHYDERPFKCQICPYASRNSSQLTVHLRSHTGDAPFQCQQCDAKFKINSDLKRHIRIHSGEKPYKCDFCEYRCAMKGNLKSHIQIRHATENSFHCLHCDFKCSNKTALRQHSREHQPTQPIQCSKCTYSCSSKGALKVHERIHSEERPFKCEFCNFSSKQRSNLVIHKKKCHSDKPEKGGSGKGGRGAGSSGGSDSPKPVSSRYRAKLDAARAFYCDSCDASFVREDSLRSHKKQHRDSQNVLQLQISKSTSAVNLVPVAPQTNTQLEVSDSMAAYTSAQLKIIVSRPLVQENPLIPAGVDCQNKTNMVLLSSENQDMEVNPMVHQVNLLAPMQPLGSSQTADATLEPQTVLLTQLSSEETNNPLHQALLQTAITAQDSSSVAQTFITTCSELEGLNTLIQEGGTEVTVVTEGNASMMTTATPSNMACGPSEDMSKPVEAVTIHSNALPCEESALLVPDISLGSQNVVIHSVPLIVSAQPQRSQIEQLSPHTLYSDSDTMERIPQ
- the zfp64 gene encoding zinc finger protein 64 isoform X3; its protein translation is MAAYNGEVAAGHSVLLEVSPDIHICGFCKQQYNNFEIFLAHKQNGCSLPTSGTAATTATATLTDSSTEFVFGDTYQTCVMRGVRKILTKAQKTPSKKLKPALTSKRHSCCFSGCTFKTQYGQKDMERHLKTHTGEKPFECELCHKRFSRRDKLNMHSRSHTGEKPHKCKHCPYAAADSSSLKKHLRIHYDERPFKCQICPYASRNSSQLTVHLRSHTGDAPFQCQQCDAKFKINSDLKRHIRIHSGEKPYKCDFCEYRCAMKGNLKSHIQIRHATENSFHCLHCDFKCSNKTALRQHSREHQPTQPIQCSKCTYSCSSKGALKVHERIHSEERPFKCEFCNFSSKQRSNLVIHKKKCHSDKPEKGGSGKGGRGAGSSGGSDSPKPVSSRYRAKLDAARAFYCDSCDASFVREDSLRSHKKQHRDSQNVLQLQISKSTSAVNLVPVAPQTNTQLEVSDSMAAYTSAQLKIIVSRPLVQENPLIPAGVDCQNKTNMVLLSSENQDMEVNPMVHQVNLLAPMQPLGSSQTADATLEPQTVLLTQLSSEETNNPLHQALLQTAITAQDSSSVAQTFITTCSELEGLNTLIQEGGTEVTVVTEGNASMMTTATPSNMACGPSEDMSKPVEAVTIHSNALPCEESALLVPDISLGSQNVVIHSVPLIVSAQPQRSQIEQLSPHTLYSDSDTMERIPQ